A genomic segment from Gossypium hirsutum isolate 1008001.06 chromosome D04, Gossypium_hirsutum_v2.1, whole genome shotgun sequence encodes:
- the LOC107899568 gene encoding BAG family molecular chaperone regulator 4 isoform X1 has translation MINSDPAHSPAQLSSHSSFDNPASKEKMTNTKDNKVEEVKESEEISKAFAAVAGVRKEVDKLSERVVALEVAVNSGTKVTDEEFVVPAELLMRELLKLDGIGAEGEARLQRKAEVRRIQKYHETLDKLNTINSNPFSDKHKAVSVTTNWETFDS, from the exons ATGATCAACAGCGACCCTGCCCATAGCCCAGCCCAGCTCTCCTCCCATTCTTCTTTTG ACAATCCAGCAAGCAAAGAGAAAATGACTAATACCAAAGATAATAAGGTTGAAGAGGTAAAGGAAAGTGAAGAAATATCTAAAGCCTTTGCAGCGGTTGCCGGAGTCCGAAAAGAAGTAGACAAGCTCTCTGAAAGA GTTGTTGCATTAGAAGTGGCTGTGAACAGTGGGACAAAGGTTACCGACGAGGAATTTGTTGTACCGGCGGAGTTACTTATGAGAGAGTTGCTGAAATTGGATGGGATCGGGGCTGAAGGAGAAGCGAGGTTACAGCGGAAGGCTGAG GTACGTCGCATCCAGAAGTACCACGAGACACTCGACAAATTAAACACAATAAATTCCAATCCTTTTAGCGACAAACACAAAGCTGTGTCGGTGACAACGAATTGGGAGACATTCGACTCGTAG
- the LOC107899568 gene encoding BAG family molecular chaperone regulator 4 isoform X3, whose product MTNTKDNKVEEVKESEEISKAFAAVAGVRKEVDKLSERVVALEVAVNSGTKVTDEEFVVPAELLMRELLKLDGIGAEGEARLQRKAEVRRIQKYHETLDKLNTINSNPFSDKHKAVSVTTNWETFDS is encoded by the exons ATGACTAATACCAAAGATAATAAGGTTGAAGAGGTAAAGGAAAGTGAAGAAATATCTAAAGCCTTTGCAGCGGTTGCCGGAGTCCGAAAAGAAGTAGACAAGCTCTCTGAAAGA GTTGTTGCATTAGAAGTGGCTGTGAACAGTGGGACAAAGGTTACCGACGAGGAATTTGTTGTACCGGCGGAGTTACTTATGAGAGAGTTGCTGAAATTGGATGGGATCGGGGCTGAAGGAGAAGCGAGGTTACAGCGGAAGGCTGAG GTACGTCGCATCCAGAAGTACCACGAGACACTCGACAAATTAAACACAATAAATTCCAATCCTTTTAGCGACAAACACAAAGCTGTGTCGGTGACAACGAATTGGGAGACATTCGACTCGTAG
- the LOC107899568 gene encoding BAG family molecular chaperone regulator 4 isoform X2, translating to MINSDPAHSPAQLSSHSSFASKEKMTNTKDNKVEEVKESEEISKAFAAVAGVRKEVDKLSERVVALEVAVNSGTKVTDEEFVVPAELLMRELLKLDGIGAEGEARLQRKAEVRRIQKYHETLDKLNTINSNPFSDKHKAVSVTTNWETFDS from the exons ATGATCAACAGCGACCCTGCCCATAGCCCAGCCCAGCTCTCCTCCCATTCTTCTTTTG CAAGCAAAGAGAAAATGACTAATACCAAAGATAATAAGGTTGAAGAGGTAAAGGAAAGTGAAGAAATATCTAAAGCCTTTGCAGCGGTTGCCGGAGTCCGAAAAGAAGTAGACAAGCTCTCTGAAAGA GTTGTTGCATTAGAAGTGGCTGTGAACAGTGGGACAAAGGTTACCGACGAGGAATTTGTTGTACCGGCGGAGTTACTTATGAGAGAGTTGCTGAAATTGGATGGGATCGGGGCTGAAGGAGAAGCGAGGTTACAGCGGAAGGCTGAG GTACGTCGCATCCAGAAGTACCACGAGACACTCGACAAATTAAACACAATAAATTCCAATCCTTTTAGCGACAAACACAAAGCTGTGTCGGTGACAACGAATTGGGAGACATTCGACTCGTAG